A stretch of Henckelia pumila isolate YLH828 chromosome 4, ASM3356847v2, whole genome shotgun sequence DNA encodes these proteins:
- the LOC140862111 gene encoding PH, RCC1 and FYVE domains-containing protein 1-like isoform X1, translating into MAGLVSFANADRDIVQALIVLKKGSLLLKYGRKGKPKVYPFRLSNDGTSLIWFSSSGERSLKLASVSRIIPGQRTAVFRRYLCPEKEYLSFSLLYDHGNRSLDLICKDKVEADIWIAGLKTLISSSQAGRSKIDGWSDEGLHFDDNRDLTPNSLNNCYLSATRSSPEVSISSNMISSLKSYHAGDTSVHREVSHVALAQTNMQVNGYGSDAFRVSASSGPSNSSHCSAPNDSDALGEVYIWGEVFCDNLVYTGPEENAGPIIARADVLLPKPLECNVVLDVHQIACGFRHATLVTRQGEIFSWGEESGGRLGYGVGKDLSQPHLVESLSFCNVDFVACGEFHSCAVTTAGELYTWGDGTHNAGLLGHGTDLCHWVPKRVSGSLDGRQVATVSCGPWHTALITTTGHMFTFGDGTFGALGHGNRESVMYPKEIESLSGLRTTSIACGVWHTAAVVEVMVAGSCATVLSGKLFTWGDGDKNRLGHGEKQPRLKPTCVPTLIDYDFHQVSCGHSLTIGLTTSGRVFTMGSTVYGQLGNPQSDGMTPCLVENNIAGESVEQIACGAYHVAVLTSKNEVYTWGKGANGRLGHGDVEDRKMPTFLEALKDRHVKSIVCGTNYSAAICQHKWVSGVEQSQCSACRQSFGFTRKRHNCYNCGLVHCHACSSKKATRVSLAPNPSKPYRVCDSCFTKLSKVAEAGVKCRRNHSVLPLPADNKDKLHKADFILEKSAMPCSLDPIEQFDKKVAKRGKKADAVCSTIDGLQTFPKPILVPSSVNSTAVSPLPRKYSPPRTASPGPTISGLSFLETSAESLKISELLNQEVNELRVEVDNLKNRYELQELELKNSAKKAQEAMMLAAEESAKSKAAKEVIKSLTAQLKDMAKMLPPAVCGTESFKLVHLPNGLEPNETNGNSDTILPNDGSSVWSCRSNTPKRVDATESEHKEAADNDLRSKNNNACGQIEAECNEKYERGVCVTLVSLQDGTRDLKRVRFSHKRFREHQAERWWLENRDKVYERYNIRVSDKVSVFGRTALRYDGALSPSSQV; encoded by the exons ATGGCAGGTCTTGTTAGCTTTGCTAATGCCGACCGTGACATTGTGCAG GCATTGATTGTTCTAAAGAAGGGTTCTCTGTTGCTTAAATATGGTCGTAAAGGAAAGCCTAAAGTTTATCCATTTAGACTCTCTAAT GATGGAACATCTTTAATTTGGTTCTCTAGTAGTGGTGAAAGAAGTTTGAAGCTAGCTTCAGTTTCGAGAATTATCCCAGGACAAAGAACT GCTGTTTTTCGAAGGTACTTGTGCCCCGAAAAAGAATATTTGTCATTCTCCCTCTTATATGACCACGGGAACAGATCCCTTGATCTG ATTTGCAAGGACAAAGTTGAGGCAGATATCTGGATAGCAGGTCTTAAGACATTGATATCATCTAGCCAAGCGGGGCGTTCAAAAATTGATGGATGGAGTGATGAAGGCTTACATTTTGAC GATAACAGAGATTTGACGCCAAATAGTCTGAACAACTGTTATTTGAGTGCTACTCGTAGCTCGCCTGAGGTTTCCATTAGCTCGAATATGATATCTTCTTTGAAGAGCTACCACGCAGGGGATACTTCGGTCCATAGAGAAGTGTCACATGTAGCTCTGGCTCAAACGAATATGCAAGTAAATGGATATGGTTCAGATGCTTTTCGGGTTAGCGCATCAAGTGGCCCTAGCAATTCTAGTCACTGTTCTGCACCCAATGATTCTGATGCTCTTGGGGAGGTTTACATATGGGGTGAAGTTTTTTGTGATAATCTTGTTTACACCGGGCCCGAAGAGAATGCTGGTCCCATTATCGCAAGAGCTGATGTTCTTCTTCCCAAGCCATTGGAATGTAATGTTGTTCTTGATGTTCATCAAATAGCCTGTGGGTTCAGGCACGCCACCCTCGTAACTAGgcaaggtgaaatcttcagctGGGGCGAAGAATCCGGGGGACGACTTGGCTACGGAGTTGGGAAAGATCTTAGTCAACCTCATCTGGTGGAATCTCTATCCTTTTGCAATGTTGACTTTGTGGCATGCGGAGAGTTTCATTCTTGTGCTGTTACAACGGCTGGTGAGCTTTATACATGGGGTGACGGTACACACAATGCCGGACTATTGGGTCATGGCACAGATCTCTGTCACTGGGTACCAAAGAGAGTTTCTGGTTCTCTAGATGGGCGTCAAGTTGCGACAGTTTCTTGTGGGCCGTGGCATACTGCCTTGATAACAACTACTGGACATATGTTTACCTTTGGAGATGGGACATTTGGAGCTTTAGGCCATGGAAATCGGGAAAGTGTCATGTATCCAAAGGAGATCGAGTCTCTATCAGGGTTGAGGACCACATCAATTGCTTGTGGGGTGTGGCATACTGCTGCTGTGGTTGAGGTTATGGTAGCAGGGTCTTGTGCTACTGTTTTGTCCGGAAAATTGTTCACTTGGGGTGATGGTGATAAAAATCGACTTGGACATGGTGAGAAGCAACCTCGATTGAAACCAACTTGTGTCCCTACTTTGATCGACTATGATTTTCACCAAGTTTCCTGTGGGCATAGTCTGACCATAGGTCTAACTACTTCAGGCCGTGTTTTCACGATGGGAAGTACAGTCTATGGCCAGCTTGGAAATCCACAATCTGATGGGATGACTCCTTGCTTGGTGGAAAATAACATTGCTGGTGAATCTGTTGAACAAATCGCTTGCGGGGCATATCACGTGGCCGTGTTGACATCAAAAAATGAGGTGTACACGTGGGGTAAAGGAGCTAATGGGAGGTTGGGCCATGGAGATGTAGAAGACAGGAAGATGCCAACATTTCTTGAAGCTCTGAAGGATCGTCATGTTAAATCCATTGTCTGTGGTACAAACTACAGTGCTGCTATATGCCAACACAAATGGGTTTCGGGAGTCGAGCAATCCCAATGCTCTGCATGTAGACAGTCGTTTGGTTTTACTCGAAAGAGGCACAATTGCTATAATTGTGGTCTAGTACACTGTCATGCTTGTAGTTCAAAAAAAGCCACGAGGGTTTCATTGGCACCTAATCCCAGCAAACCATATCGTGTATGTGATTCTTGTTTTACTAAACTGAGCAAGGTGGCTGAAGCTGGGGTAAAATGCCGGAGAAATCACTCTGTTCTACCTCTTCCTGCCGACAACAAGGACAAGTTGCATAAGGCTGATTTTATACTGGAGAAATCGGCTATGCCATGTAGCCTTGATCCAATCGAACAGTTCGATAAAAAAGTAGCAAAACGAGGGAAAAAAGCCGATGCAGTCTGTTCAACTATCGATGGACTTCAAACTTTTCCGAAGCCCATTCTTGTGCCATCGAGTGTGAATTCAACGGCCGTATCACCCTTGCCAAGAAAGTATAGTCCTCCACGAACTGCATCACCGGGTCCTACAATATCAGGACTTTCCTTTTTGGAAACGAGTGCTGAAAGTTTGAAGATCAGTGAACTTCTGAATCAAGAGGTGAATGAATTGCGGGTTGAG GTAGACAACCTTAAAAATCGATATGAACTGCAAGAATTGGAACTGAAAAATTCAGCAAAGAAAGCTCAGGAGGCAATGATGCTAGCTGCGGAGGAATCTGCTAAAAGCAAAGCTGCAAAAGAAGTTATCAAGTCACTTACAGCTCAG CTCAAAGATATGGCCAAGATGTTACCACCTGCAGTGTGTGGCACTGAAAGCTTCAAGCTGGTACACCTACCAAATGGGTTGGAACCAAATGAGACAAACGGCAACTCGGATACCATACTTCCCAACGATGGTTCAAGTGTCTGGTCTTGTAGAAGTAACACACCCAAAAGGGTTGATGCTACAGAATCCGAGCATAAAGAAGCTGCTGACAATGACTTGAGATCCAAGAATAATAATGCTTGTGGCCAAATCGAAGCAGAGTGCAATGAAAAATACGAACGTGGTGTTTGTGTAACTCTTGTATCCCTTCAAGATGGAACTAGAGACCTCAAGCGAGTACGCTTCAG TCACAAGAGATTCAGGGAACACCAAGCAGAAAGATGGTGGTTGGAGAACCGGGATAAGGTATACGAGAGATACAACATTCGTGTATCAGACAAGGTGTCGGTTTTTGGCCGGACCGCCCTGAGATATGATGGAGCGCTTTCACCTTCTTCCCAGGTTTAG
- the LOC140862111 gene encoding PH, RCC1 and FYVE domains-containing protein 1-like isoform X3 — MAGLVSFANADRDIVQALIVLKKGSLLLKYGRKGKPKVYPFRLSNDGTSLIWFSSSGERSLKLASVSRIIPGQRTAVFRRYLCPEKEYLSFSLLYDHGNRSLDLICKDKVEADIWIAGLKTLISSSQAGRSKIDGWSDEGLHFDDNRDLTPNSLNNCYLSATRSSPEVSISSNMISSLKSYHAGDTSVHREVSHVALAQTNMQVNGYGSDAFRVSASSGPSNSSHCSAPNDSDALGEVYIWGEVFCDNLVYTGPEENAGPIIARADVLLPKPLECNVVLDVHQIACGFRHATLVTRQGEIFSWGEESGGRLGYGVGKDLSQPHLVESLSFCNVDFVACGEFHSCAVTTAGELYTWGDGTHNAGLLGHGTDLCHWVPKRVSGSLDGRQVATVSCGPWHTALITTTGHMFTFGDGTFGALGHGNRESVMYPKEIESLSGLRTTSIACGVWHTAAVVEVMVAGSCATVLSGKLFTWGDGDKNRLGHGEKQPRLKPTCVPTLIDYDFHQVSCGHSLTIGLTTSGRVFTMGSTVYGQLGNPQSDGMTPCLVENNIAGESVEQIACGAYHVAVLTSKNEVYTWGKGANGRLGHGDVEDRKMPTFLEALKDRHVKSIVCGTNYSAAICQHKWVSGVEQSQCSACRQSFGFTRKRHNCYNCGLVHCHACSSKKATRVSLAPNPSKPYRVCDSCFTKLSKVAEAGVKCRRNHSVLPLPADNKDKLHKADFILEKSAMPCSLDPIEQFDKKVAKRGKKADAVCSTIDGLQTFPKPILVPSSVNSTAVSPLPRKYSPPRTASPGPTISGLSFLETSAESLKISELLNQEVNELRVEVDNLKNRYELQELELKNSAKKAQEAMMLAAEESAKSKAAKEVIKSLTAQLKDMAKMLPPAVCGTESFKLVHLPNGLEPNETNGNSDTILPNDGSSVWSCRSNTPKRVDATESEHKEAADNDLRSKNNNACGQIEAECNEKYERGVCVTLVSLQDGTRDLKRVRFRCQISQEIQGTPSRKMVVGEPG, encoded by the exons ATGGCAGGTCTTGTTAGCTTTGCTAATGCCGACCGTGACATTGTGCAG GCATTGATTGTTCTAAAGAAGGGTTCTCTGTTGCTTAAATATGGTCGTAAAGGAAAGCCTAAAGTTTATCCATTTAGACTCTCTAAT GATGGAACATCTTTAATTTGGTTCTCTAGTAGTGGTGAAAGAAGTTTGAAGCTAGCTTCAGTTTCGAGAATTATCCCAGGACAAAGAACT GCTGTTTTTCGAAGGTACTTGTGCCCCGAAAAAGAATATTTGTCATTCTCCCTCTTATATGACCACGGGAACAGATCCCTTGATCTG ATTTGCAAGGACAAAGTTGAGGCAGATATCTGGATAGCAGGTCTTAAGACATTGATATCATCTAGCCAAGCGGGGCGTTCAAAAATTGATGGATGGAGTGATGAAGGCTTACATTTTGAC GATAACAGAGATTTGACGCCAAATAGTCTGAACAACTGTTATTTGAGTGCTACTCGTAGCTCGCCTGAGGTTTCCATTAGCTCGAATATGATATCTTCTTTGAAGAGCTACCACGCAGGGGATACTTCGGTCCATAGAGAAGTGTCACATGTAGCTCTGGCTCAAACGAATATGCAAGTAAATGGATATGGTTCAGATGCTTTTCGGGTTAGCGCATCAAGTGGCCCTAGCAATTCTAGTCACTGTTCTGCACCCAATGATTCTGATGCTCTTGGGGAGGTTTACATATGGGGTGAAGTTTTTTGTGATAATCTTGTTTACACCGGGCCCGAAGAGAATGCTGGTCCCATTATCGCAAGAGCTGATGTTCTTCTTCCCAAGCCATTGGAATGTAATGTTGTTCTTGATGTTCATCAAATAGCCTGTGGGTTCAGGCACGCCACCCTCGTAACTAGgcaaggtgaaatcttcagctGGGGCGAAGAATCCGGGGGACGACTTGGCTACGGAGTTGGGAAAGATCTTAGTCAACCTCATCTGGTGGAATCTCTATCCTTTTGCAATGTTGACTTTGTGGCATGCGGAGAGTTTCATTCTTGTGCTGTTACAACGGCTGGTGAGCTTTATACATGGGGTGACGGTACACACAATGCCGGACTATTGGGTCATGGCACAGATCTCTGTCACTGGGTACCAAAGAGAGTTTCTGGTTCTCTAGATGGGCGTCAAGTTGCGACAGTTTCTTGTGGGCCGTGGCATACTGCCTTGATAACAACTACTGGACATATGTTTACCTTTGGAGATGGGACATTTGGAGCTTTAGGCCATGGAAATCGGGAAAGTGTCATGTATCCAAAGGAGATCGAGTCTCTATCAGGGTTGAGGACCACATCAATTGCTTGTGGGGTGTGGCATACTGCTGCTGTGGTTGAGGTTATGGTAGCAGGGTCTTGTGCTACTGTTTTGTCCGGAAAATTGTTCACTTGGGGTGATGGTGATAAAAATCGACTTGGACATGGTGAGAAGCAACCTCGATTGAAACCAACTTGTGTCCCTACTTTGATCGACTATGATTTTCACCAAGTTTCCTGTGGGCATAGTCTGACCATAGGTCTAACTACTTCAGGCCGTGTTTTCACGATGGGAAGTACAGTCTATGGCCAGCTTGGAAATCCACAATCTGATGGGATGACTCCTTGCTTGGTGGAAAATAACATTGCTGGTGAATCTGTTGAACAAATCGCTTGCGGGGCATATCACGTGGCCGTGTTGACATCAAAAAATGAGGTGTACACGTGGGGTAAAGGAGCTAATGGGAGGTTGGGCCATGGAGATGTAGAAGACAGGAAGATGCCAACATTTCTTGAAGCTCTGAAGGATCGTCATGTTAAATCCATTGTCTGTGGTACAAACTACAGTGCTGCTATATGCCAACACAAATGGGTTTCGGGAGTCGAGCAATCCCAATGCTCTGCATGTAGACAGTCGTTTGGTTTTACTCGAAAGAGGCACAATTGCTATAATTGTGGTCTAGTACACTGTCATGCTTGTAGTTCAAAAAAAGCCACGAGGGTTTCATTGGCACCTAATCCCAGCAAACCATATCGTGTATGTGATTCTTGTTTTACTAAACTGAGCAAGGTGGCTGAAGCTGGGGTAAAATGCCGGAGAAATCACTCTGTTCTACCTCTTCCTGCCGACAACAAGGACAAGTTGCATAAGGCTGATTTTATACTGGAGAAATCGGCTATGCCATGTAGCCTTGATCCAATCGAACAGTTCGATAAAAAAGTAGCAAAACGAGGGAAAAAAGCCGATGCAGTCTGTTCAACTATCGATGGACTTCAAACTTTTCCGAAGCCCATTCTTGTGCCATCGAGTGTGAATTCAACGGCCGTATCACCCTTGCCAAGAAAGTATAGTCCTCCACGAACTGCATCACCGGGTCCTACAATATCAGGACTTTCCTTTTTGGAAACGAGTGCTGAAAGTTTGAAGATCAGTGAACTTCTGAATCAAGAGGTGAATGAATTGCGGGTTGAG GTAGACAACCTTAAAAATCGATATGAACTGCAAGAATTGGAACTGAAAAATTCAGCAAAGAAAGCTCAGGAGGCAATGATGCTAGCTGCGGAGGAATCTGCTAAAAGCAAAGCTGCAAAAGAAGTTATCAAGTCACTTACAGCTCAG CTCAAAGATATGGCCAAGATGTTACCACCTGCAGTGTGTGGCACTGAAAGCTTCAAGCTGGTACACCTACCAAATGGGTTGGAACCAAATGAGACAAACGGCAACTCGGATACCATACTTCCCAACGATGGTTCAAGTGTCTGGTCTTGTAGAAGTAACACACCCAAAAGGGTTGATGCTACAGAATCCGAGCATAAAGAAGCTGCTGACAATGACTTGAGATCCAAGAATAATAATGCTTGTGGCCAAATCGAAGCAGAGTGCAATGAAAAATACGAACGTGGTGTTTGTGTAACTCTTGTATCCCTTCAAGATGGAACTAGAGACCTCAAGCGAGTACGCTTCAGGTGCCAAATT TCACAAGAGATTCAGGGAACACCAAGCAGAAAGATGGTGGTTGGAGAACCGGGATAA
- the LOC140862111 gene encoding PH, RCC1 and FYVE domains-containing protein 1-like isoform X2 — protein sequence MAGLVSFANADRDIVQDGTSLIWFSSSGERSLKLASVSRIIPGQRTAVFRRYLCPEKEYLSFSLLYDHGNRSLDLICKDKVEADIWIAGLKTLISSSQAGRSKIDGWSDEGLHFDDNRDLTPNSLNNCYLSATRSSPEVSISSNMISSLKSYHAGDTSVHREVSHVALAQTNMQVNGYGSDAFRVSASSGPSNSSHCSAPNDSDALGEVYIWGEVFCDNLVYTGPEENAGPIIARADVLLPKPLECNVVLDVHQIACGFRHATLVTRQGEIFSWGEESGGRLGYGVGKDLSQPHLVESLSFCNVDFVACGEFHSCAVTTAGELYTWGDGTHNAGLLGHGTDLCHWVPKRVSGSLDGRQVATVSCGPWHTALITTTGHMFTFGDGTFGALGHGNRESVMYPKEIESLSGLRTTSIACGVWHTAAVVEVMVAGSCATVLSGKLFTWGDGDKNRLGHGEKQPRLKPTCVPTLIDYDFHQVSCGHSLTIGLTTSGRVFTMGSTVYGQLGNPQSDGMTPCLVENNIAGESVEQIACGAYHVAVLTSKNEVYTWGKGANGRLGHGDVEDRKMPTFLEALKDRHVKSIVCGTNYSAAICQHKWVSGVEQSQCSACRQSFGFTRKRHNCYNCGLVHCHACSSKKATRVSLAPNPSKPYRVCDSCFTKLSKVAEAGVKCRRNHSVLPLPADNKDKLHKADFILEKSAMPCSLDPIEQFDKKVAKRGKKADAVCSTIDGLQTFPKPILVPSSVNSTAVSPLPRKYSPPRTASPGPTISGLSFLETSAESLKISELLNQEVNELRVEVDNLKNRYELQELELKNSAKKAQEAMMLAAEESAKSKAAKEVIKSLTAQLKDMAKMLPPAVCGTESFKLVHLPNGLEPNETNGNSDTILPNDGSSVWSCRSNTPKRVDATESEHKEAADNDLRSKNNNACGQIEAECNEKYERGVCVTLVSLQDGTRDLKRVRFSHKRFREHQAERWWLENRDKVYERYNIRVSDKVSVFGRTALRYDGALSPSSQV from the exons ATGGCAGGTCTTGTTAGCTTTGCTAATGCCGACCGTGACATTGTGCAG GATGGAACATCTTTAATTTGGTTCTCTAGTAGTGGTGAAAGAAGTTTGAAGCTAGCTTCAGTTTCGAGAATTATCCCAGGACAAAGAACT GCTGTTTTTCGAAGGTACTTGTGCCCCGAAAAAGAATATTTGTCATTCTCCCTCTTATATGACCACGGGAACAGATCCCTTGATCTG ATTTGCAAGGACAAAGTTGAGGCAGATATCTGGATAGCAGGTCTTAAGACATTGATATCATCTAGCCAAGCGGGGCGTTCAAAAATTGATGGATGGAGTGATGAAGGCTTACATTTTGAC GATAACAGAGATTTGACGCCAAATAGTCTGAACAACTGTTATTTGAGTGCTACTCGTAGCTCGCCTGAGGTTTCCATTAGCTCGAATATGATATCTTCTTTGAAGAGCTACCACGCAGGGGATACTTCGGTCCATAGAGAAGTGTCACATGTAGCTCTGGCTCAAACGAATATGCAAGTAAATGGATATGGTTCAGATGCTTTTCGGGTTAGCGCATCAAGTGGCCCTAGCAATTCTAGTCACTGTTCTGCACCCAATGATTCTGATGCTCTTGGGGAGGTTTACATATGGGGTGAAGTTTTTTGTGATAATCTTGTTTACACCGGGCCCGAAGAGAATGCTGGTCCCATTATCGCAAGAGCTGATGTTCTTCTTCCCAAGCCATTGGAATGTAATGTTGTTCTTGATGTTCATCAAATAGCCTGTGGGTTCAGGCACGCCACCCTCGTAACTAGgcaaggtgaaatcttcagctGGGGCGAAGAATCCGGGGGACGACTTGGCTACGGAGTTGGGAAAGATCTTAGTCAACCTCATCTGGTGGAATCTCTATCCTTTTGCAATGTTGACTTTGTGGCATGCGGAGAGTTTCATTCTTGTGCTGTTACAACGGCTGGTGAGCTTTATACATGGGGTGACGGTACACACAATGCCGGACTATTGGGTCATGGCACAGATCTCTGTCACTGGGTACCAAAGAGAGTTTCTGGTTCTCTAGATGGGCGTCAAGTTGCGACAGTTTCTTGTGGGCCGTGGCATACTGCCTTGATAACAACTACTGGACATATGTTTACCTTTGGAGATGGGACATTTGGAGCTTTAGGCCATGGAAATCGGGAAAGTGTCATGTATCCAAAGGAGATCGAGTCTCTATCAGGGTTGAGGACCACATCAATTGCTTGTGGGGTGTGGCATACTGCTGCTGTGGTTGAGGTTATGGTAGCAGGGTCTTGTGCTACTGTTTTGTCCGGAAAATTGTTCACTTGGGGTGATGGTGATAAAAATCGACTTGGACATGGTGAGAAGCAACCTCGATTGAAACCAACTTGTGTCCCTACTTTGATCGACTATGATTTTCACCAAGTTTCCTGTGGGCATAGTCTGACCATAGGTCTAACTACTTCAGGCCGTGTTTTCACGATGGGAAGTACAGTCTATGGCCAGCTTGGAAATCCACAATCTGATGGGATGACTCCTTGCTTGGTGGAAAATAACATTGCTGGTGAATCTGTTGAACAAATCGCTTGCGGGGCATATCACGTGGCCGTGTTGACATCAAAAAATGAGGTGTACACGTGGGGTAAAGGAGCTAATGGGAGGTTGGGCCATGGAGATGTAGAAGACAGGAAGATGCCAACATTTCTTGAAGCTCTGAAGGATCGTCATGTTAAATCCATTGTCTGTGGTACAAACTACAGTGCTGCTATATGCCAACACAAATGGGTTTCGGGAGTCGAGCAATCCCAATGCTCTGCATGTAGACAGTCGTTTGGTTTTACTCGAAAGAGGCACAATTGCTATAATTGTGGTCTAGTACACTGTCATGCTTGTAGTTCAAAAAAAGCCACGAGGGTTTCATTGGCACCTAATCCCAGCAAACCATATCGTGTATGTGATTCTTGTTTTACTAAACTGAGCAAGGTGGCTGAAGCTGGGGTAAAATGCCGGAGAAATCACTCTGTTCTACCTCTTCCTGCCGACAACAAGGACAAGTTGCATAAGGCTGATTTTATACTGGAGAAATCGGCTATGCCATGTAGCCTTGATCCAATCGAACAGTTCGATAAAAAAGTAGCAAAACGAGGGAAAAAAGCCGATGCAGTCTGTTCAACTATCGATGGACTTCAAACTTTTCCGAAGCCCATTCTTGTGCCATCGAGTGTGAATTCAACGGCCGTATCACCCTTGCCAAGAAAGTATAGTCCTCCACGAACTGCATCACCGGGTCCTACAATATCAGGACTTTCCTTTTTGGAAACGAGTGCTGAAAGTTTGAAGATCAGTGAACTTCTGAATCAAGAGGTGAATGAATTGCGGGTTGAG GTAGACAACCTTAAAAATCGATATGAACTGCAAGAATTGGAACTGAAAAATTCAGCAAAGAAAGCTCAGGAGGCAATGATGCTAGCTGCGGAGGAATCTGCTAAAAGCAAAGCTGCAAAAGAAGTTATCAAGTCACTTACAGCTCAG CTCAAAGATATGGCCAAGATGTTACCACCTGCAGTGTGTGGCACTGAAAGCTTCAAGCTGGTACACCTACCAAATGGGTTGGAACCAAATGAGACAAACGGCAACTCGGATACCATACTTCCCAACGATGGTTCAAGTGTCTGGTCTTGTAGAAGTAACACACCCAAAAGGGTTGATGCTACAGAATCCGAGCATAAAGAAGCTGCTGACAATGACTTGAGATCCAAGAATAATAATGCTTGTGGCCAAATCGAAGCAGAGTGCAATGAAAAATACGAACGTGGTGTTTGTGTAACTCTTGTATCCCTTCAAGATGGAACTAGAGACCTCAAGCGAGTACGCTTCAG TCACAAGAGATTCAGGGAACACCAAGCAGAAAGATGGTGGTTGGAGAACCGGGATAAGGTATACGAGAGATACAACATTCGTGTATCAGACAAGGTGTCGGTTTTTGGCCGGACCGCCCTGAGATATGATGGAGCGCTTTCACCTTCTTCCCAGGTTTAG